A genomic window from Dermacentor silvarum isolate Dsil-2018 chromosome 9, BIME_Dsil_1.4, whole genome shotgun sequence includes:
- the LOC119463609 gene encoding carbohydrate sulfotransferase 5 has product MDTSLEGALPVAFKKALNKLHVVPLANVDVVLVIAYYRSGSSLVGELLSSGPRTFFHFEPLHIFSIDDRIRPGRERHAFQLLDELVRCRMQNVPLYTAWLESREYYVHNSFLVKACGTGPSCTSPSHVAALCSRAETQVFKFTRLHMAQVATWIKRNTDIARNIRVVHLVRDPRGIYASRMALDWCANREECRSPEVLCSHMRKDIDDFRNLTDKLSSSHTVTVRFEDLAGNPYLEAARLFSHLGLKSQM; this is encoded by the exons ATGGACACTTCGTTAGAAGGTGCACTGCCAGTGGCCTTCAAAAAAGCCCTTAACAAGCTTCACGTCGTCCCGCTCGCCAACGTTGACGTGGTGCTGGTCATCGCGTACTACAGGTCCGGGTCTTCGCTTGTTGGCGAGCTCCTGTCATCGGGACCCAGGACGTTCTTCCACTTCGAGCCGCTGCACATCTTCTCCATAGATGACCGCATTCGTCCAGGCAGGGAGCGGCACGCTTTCCAACTTCTCGACGAGCTCGTCCGGTGCCGAATGCAGAACGTGCCACTCTACACCGCCTGGCTGGAGAGCCGAGAGTACTACGTGCACAACTCGTTTTTAGTCAAGGCTTGTGGAACCGGACCGTCGTGCACGTCTCCAAGTCACGTGGCGGCGCTGTGTTCTCGAGCTGAAACGCAAGTTTTCAAGTTCACCAGGCTCCACATGGCTCAG GTAGCGACTTGGATCAAGCGGAACACGGACATCGCCCGTAACATAAGAGTAGTGCACCTAGTTCGAGATCCGCGCGGAATCTACGCCTCGCGCATGGCACTGGACTGGTGTGCGAACCGCGAAGAGTGTCGAAGCCCCGAAGTTCTCTGCAGCCACATGCGCAAAGACATCGATGACTTCAGAAATCTCACTGACAAGCTCTCGTCCAGTCACACTGTCACGGTCCGTTTTGAAGATTTAGCGGGCAACCCTTACCTAGAGGCTGCGCGGCTTTTCTCCCACCTCGGACTTAA